The Microcystis aeruginosa NIES-843 sequence TGTTCTCTTGAAGATAAACAATGGTTATTGGAGCAGTTACATCAACAATTAGGATTGAATAATCAAAAAACAACTAAACAACGATTAATAGATAGTTGGAATGAAGCTTATAGTGATGGATTGGACGAATCAGAAACTTTAATGTTAGAGCGAATACGGCATCATCAAAGCCAATTATCTGAGTAAATATGACGATTTTTCAAGGAGAGATTTATTGGATTGATTTAGGAGAACCACAAGGTTCTGAACCTGCTTATCTTCGTCCTTGTGTTGTGGTGCAAAATGATGCTCTGAATCAGTCACAAATTGGGACGGTTATTGTGTGTCCATTAACAACCAATTTGAGACGAGCAAAAGCTATTGGTAATGTTTTATTGAATGAGGGTGA is a genomic window containing:
- a CDS encoding type II toxin-antitoxin system PemK/MazF family toxin — protein: MTIFQGEIYWIDLGEPQGSEPAYLRPCVVVQNDALNQSQIGTVIVCPLTTNLRRAKAIGNVLLNEGEGNLPESSVVNVSQVFTVDKRLLTESIGRLSREKIKLIIQGINLVIEPQELE